A portion of the Thermosediminibacter oceani DSM 16646 genome contains these proteins:
- the rsmH gene encoding 16S rRNA (cytosine(1402)-N(4))-methyltransferase RsmH: protein MEFYHKPVLLEETINLLDPKPGGVYVDATLGGGGHFSEILKRVGENGTVIGIDRDEDAVVNARERFSQSPAATIVHDNFKNIKRIVYSLGLEGVDGVIFDLGVSSYQLDEESRGFSYIKDAPLDMRMDRNQDLTAKDVVNKMTKSELAKIIKEYGEERWADRIAEFICEKRKKKPIETTGELVEIIKAAIPARARRGGPHPAKRTFQALRIYVNGELEILSASLKDAVDILNPGGRICVITFHSLEDRIVKHTFRELAKGCTCPKDSPLCTCKSERALKILTPKPVCPTQDEIDANPRARSAKLRACEKLSSK from the coding sequence ATGGAGTTCTATCATAAGCCAGTGTTGCTCGAAGAGACTATAAACTTACTCGATCCAAAACCCGGCGGTGTTTACGTCGATGCCACCCTCGGAGGTGGAGGTCATTTTTCTGAAATCCTGAAAAGGGTGGGCGAAAACGGCACCGTCATAGGAATAGATAGGGATGAAGATGCGGTAGTAAACGCACGAGAGAGGTTCTCCCAATCTCCGGCTGCAACCATAGTCCACGATAATTTTAAAAATATAAAGCGCATAGTCTACAGCTTGGGTTTGGAAGGTGTGGACGGGGTAATATTCGACCTGGGTGTATCCTCATATCAGCTCGATGAGGAATCCCGGGGATTTTCGTATATAAAGGACGCTCCTCTTGACATGAGGATGGACAGGAACCAGGACCTTACTGCAAAAGATGTGGTAAATAAAATGACTAAATCGGAGCTTGCGAAAATAATCAAGGAATACGGAGAAGAGAGGTGGGCTGATAGAATAGCGGAATTTATATGCGAAAAAAGGAAGAAAAAGCCCATTGAAACCACCGGTGAACTTGTTGAAATAATAAAGGCCGCCATTCCCGCAAGAGCCCGCAGAGGAGGCCCTCATCCCGCAAAGAGAACGTTTCAGGCATTGAGGATTTACGTGAATGGTGAACTAGAGATACTTTCCGCCAGCCTGAAGGATGCTGTAGACATTTTGAATCCCGGAGGCAGGATATGCGTTATTACCTTCCATTCGCTGGAAGACAGGATCGTAAAACATACCTTCAGAGAACTGGCAAAGGGCTGTACATGCCCTAAAGATAGCCCCCTGTGCACGTGCAAGAGCGAAAGGGCTCTGAAGATACTCACACCTAAACCCGTATGTCCCACACAGGATGAAATCGATGCCAATCCCCGAGCCCGGAGCGCTAAATTGAGAGCCTGCGAGAAGCTGAGTTCTAAATAA
- a CDS encoding Nif3-like dinuclear metal center hexameric protein, whose product MPTCQTVINIIERLAPKKLALQWDNVGLMVGDYSAKVDRILVALTVTPGVMNYAIGRKVDMIISHHPFIFKPLKSIRKDLLSGKMIYDAVKNDIVVYSAHTNLDVASGGVNDLLARCLELEGVEVLETTGEEPLKKIVVFVPRGYEDAVRDAMGNAGAGHIGNYSHCTFNAAGIGTFKPLEKAKPFIGEVGQLERVEEVRIETIAPESLVKKIVSAMLKAHPYEEVAYDVYPVENKGGVFGLGRIGYLKSPLTLGDLCEIIKQKLKVNSLRVIGSLTKKVSKVAVCGGAGGDLVLKAAFLGADVYITGDVKYHEAEEARTVGMALIDAGHYSTEKLILNFLADHLKKELSALGEDVSVEVYDEGEPFVIV is encoded by the coding sequence ATGCCGACCTGCCAGACGGTAATAAATATCATAGAGCGGCTAGCTCCGAAGAAACTGGCCCTGCAATGGGATAACGTAGGGCTGATGGTCGGCGATTATTCGGCAAAGGTCGACAGAATTCTTGTCGCTTTAACGGTTACGCCCGGCGTTATGAATTACGCTATAGGACGCAAAGTGGACATGATAATCTCGCACCACCCTTTCATATTTAAACCCCTAAAATCCATAAGAAAGGATCTCCTCTCGGGGAAGATGATTTATGACGCCGTAAAAAACGATATAGTAGTTTACTCGGCCCATACCAACCTGGATGTAGCTTCCGGCGGGGTCAACGACTTATTAGCAAGATGCCTGGAACTGGAGGGTGTGGAGGTTTTGGAGACGACCGGGGAAGAGCCGTTGAAAAAAATTGTAGTATTCGTGCCGAGGGGATATGAAGACGCCGTAAGAGATGCGATGGGAAATGCGGGCGCCGGTCATATTGGTAATTACAGCCACTGTACCTTTAATGCTGCCGGTATTGGCACTTTCAAACCTCTCGAGAAAGCAAAGCCATTTATAGGAGAGGTAGGGCAGCTGGAGCGTGTGGAAGAGGTGAGGATCGAGACGATCGCTCCTGAGTCTCTAGTAAAAAAAATAGTAAGCGCTATGCTAAAAGCTCATCCTTATGAAGAGGTGGCTTACGATGTGTACCCGGTGGAAAACAAAGGAGGCGTCTTCGGTCTGGGGCGTATCGGATACCTTAAATCTCCCCTGACTCTCGGGGATTTATGCGAGATCATAAAGCAAAAGCTTAAAGTTAATTCCCTTAGGGTAATTGGAAGTCTTACTAAAAAGGTTTCAAAAGTCGCGGTATGCGGGGGTGCGGGGGGAGATCTCGTTTTAAAGGCGGCTTTTCTGGGAGCCGATGTCTACATTACCGGAGACGTCAAGTACCATGAGGCCGAAGAAGCGAGGACCGTCGGTATGGCTTTGATAGATGCCGGCCATTACTCGACCGAAAAATTAATTTTAAACTTTTTAGCCGACCATTTAAAAAAGGAGCTTTCCGCGCTGGGGGAAGATGTCAGCGTAGAAGTCTACGACGAAGGCGAGCCCTTTGTAATCGTTTGA
- a CDS encoding cell division protein FtsL produces MNKVVVAPKTAFQRVNEQYLPRPSLRTRTGTKAQPRKKGRYILNVLIVTFAVIVLLSRFAFIIESQYRVEKLKAEVTKIAGENERLKVKVANLKSTERIERIAKVDLKMQEPGEDQVIYLDK; encoded by the coding sequence GTGAATAAAGTGGTAGTAGCTCCTAAAACCGCCTTTCAAAGGGTGAACGAGCAGTACCTACCGAGACCTTCCTTACGCACCAGAACGGGGACGAAGGCACAACCCAGGAAAAAAGGCCGCTACATTCTGAACGTATTAATAGTGACATTTGCGGTTATTGTGCTGCTTTCCCGGTTTGCCTTTATAATTGAAAGTCAATACAGGGTTGAAAAGTTGAAGGCGGAGGTAACAAAAATCGCCGGGGAAAACGAGAGATTAAAGGTCAAGGTCGCCAACCTGAAGTCGACGGAAAGAATAGAAAGGATAGCCAAGGTTGATTTAAAAATGCAGGAACCCGGCGAGGATCAAGTGATATATCTAGATAAATAA
- a CDS encoding aspartate aminotransferase family protein, translating to MRLFKIEDVETLNRNEVKKLYSEYVNPGLTSILGLLNFDRTYIKAEGCYVWDAEGQRYLDFLGAYGALNLGHNPPEVLEALKTVSQRPNLLQATLNPYAAVLAHNLSMIAPEGLKHSFFCNSGTEAVEGALKTARAATGKQKIISCDGSFHGKTFGALSATGRDKYKGPFLPLVPGFERVPYGDLEALEAKLKEGNVAAFIVEPIQGEGGIVIPPKGFLKGARELCDRYGALLIVDEIQTGFGRTGRMFACEEEGVRPDIMCVAKSLGGGVMPIGAFITTEEVWNKAYSGMDKCLLHTSTFGGNTFACAAGIAAINAIVEKKLTERAAELGNYFLSRLKNLQEKFGIIKEVRGRGLMIGIEFEPPVKGFMSKITGGIINKLYEEFTGALVAGELLNKHRVITAYTLNNPNVIRLEPPLVVSKEDIDEVLSALEDIFSRYRGFMGITLNAVKTAASSLLSR from the coding sequence ATGAGGCTTTTTAAAATTGAGGATGTGGAAACTTTAAACCGCAATGAAGTGAAAAAACTCTATTCTGAATACGTAAATCCGGGGCTTACTTCAATACTAGGCCTTTTAAACTTTGACAGGACGTACATAAAAGCCGAAGGATGCTATGTTTGGGATGCCGAAGGGCAAAGATACTTGGATTTTCTGGGGGCATACGGTGCTCTAAATCTGGGGCACAATCCTCCTGAAGTGCTGGAAGCCTTAAAGACAGTAAGCCAAAGACCAAATTTGCTTCAGGCTACTCTAAACCCGTATGCGGCCGTTTTAGCCCACAATCTTTCAATGATAGCACCGGAAGGCCTGAAACACAGCTTCTTCTGTAACAGCGGTACTGAAGCGGTGGAAGGAGCGTTAAAAACAGCCAGGGCTGCCACAGGAAAACAAAAAATAATATCCTGCGATGGGTCGTTTCACGGAAAGACTTTCGGCGCTCTATCAGCTACCGGCAGGGACAAATACAAGGGTCCGTTCTTGCCGCTGGTTCCGGGTTTTGAGAGGGTACCTTACGGAGACCTGGAGGCTCTCGAGGCAAAATTGAAGGAAGGTAATGTTGCTGCCTTCATCGTGGAGCCGATCCAGGGAGAAGGTGGAATAGTAATACCGCCGAAAGGTTTTCTGAAAGGCGCCCGGGAACTATGTGATAGGTACGGGGCACTATTGATAGTGGACGAAATTCAGACGGGGTTCGGCAGGACCGGCAGGATGTTTGCCTGTGAAGAGGAGGGTGTAAGGCCCGATATAATGTGCGTGGCCAAATCCTTAGGAGGCGGTGTAATGCCCATAGGTGCCTTCATCACAACCGAAGAAGTATGGAACAAGGCCTATTCTGGGATGGATAAATGCCTGCTGCATACCTCGACTTTCGGCGGAAATACTTTTGCCTGCGCCGCAGGCATTGCAGCAATAAACGCCATTGTAGAGAAAAAACTGACCGAGAGGGCCGCTGAACTGGGCAATTACTTCCTTTCCAGGCTGAAAAATCTACAGGAGAAGTTCGGAATTATTAAAGAGGTCCGGGGAAGGGGCCTGATGATAGGCATCGAATTTGAGCCGCCGGTAAAAGGGTTTATGAGCAAAATAACCGGAGGGATTATCAACAAATTATACGAAGAATTCACCGGGGCGCTTGTGGCCGGTGAGCTGCTGAACAAACACCGGGTGATCACCGCTTACACCCTCAACAACCCGAACGTTATAAGGTTGGAGCCGCCTCTGGTTGTTTCAAAAGAGGATATCGATGAGGTGTTAAGCGCTCTCGAAGACATATTCAGCCGTTACAGAGGATTTATGGGAATAACTTTGAATGCGGTGAAAACCGCCGCCAGTTCATTGCTGTCAAGGTAA
- a CDS encoding aspartyl-phosphate phosphatase Spo0E family protein, which produces MSTSTLLNLSTEIGNLKRKLNEKLEKKNLLAHEVYAISIELDKLILAYQRIAFKME; this is translated from the coding sequence ATGTCGACCTCAACATTACTCAATCTCAGCACGGAAATAGGGAATTTGAAGAGGAAGTTAAACGAGAAGCTGGAGAAAAAGAATCTACTTGCCCATGAGGTATATGCCATAAGCATAGAACTTGATAAGCTGATTTTGGCTTACCAGAGGATTGCGTTCAAGATGGAATGA
- the yfmF gene encoding EF-P 5-aminopentanol modification-associated protein YfmF, producing MNNLFTRKTLDNGINLYTCSTDKFKTITICAFIHQSLEKVTATKTALLPFVLKRGSHDFPSSRVINRYLEELYGADFGGDILKKGERQIIQFFIEMVNPMHVGAEDRILDEGLKLFKDVLLNPATEGSGFKKVYVEQEKDVLKRNIESLFNDKFSYAIERCFQEMCKDEPFSIYKYGSISDLQEINSENLYGYYKTVMSSSPIDIFVLGEVDEEQIYEKFNRIFSFERQEKKIPKTIVKKNVDREKFVEEKQDVNQGKLSIGFRTGTCYGDEDFYALIMFNSILGGGPHSKLFQNVREKESLAYYAFSRLEKTKGLMLVSCGIDFDNLEKTIDIIKKQIKDIKEGQISDYEFESSRRSLINSYREAADSPPMIISLYLDGIINGVEESIEEIIAKIQRVTKEDVVRVAGKVTLDTIYFLNKK from the coding sequence TTGAATAATCTTTTTACCCGTAAAACATTAGATAACGGGATCAACCTCTATACCTGTTCCACCGACAAATTTAAAACGATTACGATCTGTGCCTTCATTCATCAGAGTCTGGAAAAAGTTACAGCTACTAAGACGGCCCTTTTGCCCTTTGTCCTGAAGCGAGGTAGCCACGATTTTCCGAGTTCGAGGGTCATCAACCGTTACCTGGAAGAGCTCTACGGTGCAGATTTTGGTGGCGATATCTTAAAAAAAGGCGAAAGGCAGATAATTCAGTTTTTTATAGAGATGGTAAATCCCATGCACGTGGGTGCGGAGGATAGAATTCTGGATGAGGGTTTGAAACTCTTCAAAGACGTCCTCCTGAATCCGGCAACGGAAGGTTCCGGTTTCAAAAAAGTCTATGTCGAACAGGAAAAGGATGTGCTTAAGAGGAATATCGAGTCCCTTTTTAACGATAAATTTAGTTACGCCATAGAGCGCTGCTTTCAGGAAATGTGCAAGGATGAGCCCTTCAGCATTTATAAATACGGAAGCATCTCTGATTTGCAGGAAATAAATAGCGAAAACCTGTACGGATATTATAAAACGGTAATGAGTAGCAGCCCGATAGATATTTTCGTGTTGGGCGAAGTGGATGAAGAGCAAATTTATGAAAAGTTCAACCGCATCTTTTCTTTTGAGCGGCAGGAGAAAAAGATTCCTAAAACTATCGTAAAAAAGAATGTTGATCGGGAAAAATTTGTGGAAGAAAAACAGGACGTAAACCAGGGAAAGCTTTCCATAGGCTTCAGGACGGGCACCTGTTACGGTGATGAAGATTTTTACGCTCTAATTATGTTTAACAGCATCCTGGGAGGAGGTCCCCATTCCAAACTGTTCCAGAATGTCAGGGAGAAGGAAAGTCTTGCGTATTACGCCTTTTCCCGCCTGGAAAAAACTAAGGGTTTGATGCTGGTAAGCTGCGGTATAGATTTTGATAACCTGGAAAAAACGATAGATATAATAAAAAAGCAGATAAAGGATATAAAGGAAGGGCAGATTTCCGATTACGAATTCGAAAGCTCCAGGAGATCCCTGATCAATTCTTACCGTGAAGCCGCCGACAGCCCGCCCATGATTATTAGCCTCTACCTCGACGGTATAATAAACGGCGTCGAAGAGTCCATAGAAGAAATTATTGCTAAAATCCAGCGCGTAACGAAAGAAGACGTGGTGAGGGTAGCCGGGAAGGTAACGCTGGATACCATATACTTTCTTAACAAAAAATAA
- the scfB gene encoding thioether cross-link-forming SCIFF peptide maturase encodes MKGQVHRFEVWDTKMVFDVNSGSVFEVDDLVYDVLEFYGEKKPQEIVYRLKDKYEESDIIEAIKELDELKARGFLFVEADLTRALEGLRQKKNVKALCLNVAHDCNLRCKYCFASKGHYNGERRLMDKKVAQSAVDFLIEHSGNLKNLEVDFFGGEPLMAFDTIKYVISYARSLEDRCGKRFHFTVTTNCTILNDEIIDYLHENMDNIVMSLDGRKRVNDAIRVKADGSGSYDQVVENIKRIVKLRKRDGKDYYVRGTFTRHNLDFAEDVFHLADLGFGEISIEPVVGSEGDHLIGYGDLETIYQQYDRIAREYIYRKNSGRNPFRFYHFNVDIYNGPCIYKRLSACGAGRDYLAVTPEGDIYPCHQFIGYREFYMGNVFEKKLNAEVIDKLNNTHVLAKSECESCWARFLCSGGCSANNYQINGDLNVPYDIACRLQKKRIEYAIYLSAKTGKERGSEALRC; translated from the coding sequence TTGAAGGGTCAGGTACATAGATTCGAAGTATGGGATACAAAAATGGTTTTTGATGTAAACAGCGGTTCCGTTTTCGAAGTTGACGACCTGGTCTACGACGTGCTGGAATTTTACGGGGAAAAAAAGCCGCAGGAGATAGTATACAGGTTGAAGGATAAATACGAAGAATCGGATATAATCGAAGCGATAAAAGAGCTGGATGAATTGAAGGCAAGGGGTTTCCTTTTTGTAGAGGCGGATCTTACCCGGGCCCTCGAGGGCCTGAGGCAGAAGAAAAACGTGAAAGCCCTCTGCCTTAACGTTGCCCACGACTGTAATCTAAGATGCAAATATTGTTTTGCGTCCAAAGGCCACTATAATGGGGAAAGGCGACTAATGGATAAAAAGGTGGCCCAAAGTGCCGTAGATTTTTTGATAGAACACTCCGGAAATCTGAAAAACTTGGAAGTGGATTTTTTCGGTGGCGAGCCTCTGATGGCTTTTGATACCATCAAATACGTGATTTCGTATGCCAGGAGCCTCGAGGACAGGTGCGGCAAAAGATTTCATTTTACCGTTACCACCAACTGCACTATACTCAACGATGAGATTATCGATTACCTTCACGAAAATATGGACAACATCGTCATGAGTCTTGACGGAAGAAAGCGGGTAAACGATGCGATCCGCGTAAAGGCCGATGGATCGGGCAGTTACGACCAGGTGGTGGAAAATATAAAGAGGATCGTCAAACTCAGGAAGAGGGACGGTAAGGATTATTACGTCAGGGGGACGTTCACCAGACACAATTTAGACTTTGCCGAAGACGTCTTTCACCTGGCCGATCTCGGGTTCGGCGAGATATCCATAGAACCCGTCGTTGGATCGGAAGGGGATCACCTGATCGGATACGGCGATCTAGAGACCATATACCAACAGTACGATAGAATTGCGAGAGAATATATTTACAGGAAAAATTCAGGCCGAAACCCCTTCAGGTTCTACCACTTTAATGTAGATATTTACAACGGTCCATGCATCTATAAAAGGCTTTCCGCCTGCGGGGCCGGAAGAGACTACCTCGCTGTTACTCCGGAGGGCGACATATATCCATGCCACCAGTTCATAGGCTACAGGGAATTTTATATGGGAAACGTATTTGAGAAAAAATTGAACGCTGAAGTCATCGATAAATTAAACAATACCCATGTGCTTGCAAAATCCGAGTGCGAGTCGTGTTGGGCCAGGTTTTTGTGCAGCGGTGGCTGCAGCGCAAATAATTATCAAATAAACGGAGACCTGAATGTACCTTACGATATAGCCTGTAGGCTCCAGAAAAAGAGAATCGAATATGCAATTTATCTCAGCGCGAAAACCGGGAAGGAAAGGGGTAGCGAAGCCCTACGGTGCTAA
- a CDS encoding ribonuclease HI family protein codes for MRRLTVYTDGASRGNPGDAGIGIVILDENGNTLKEISDYIGQTTNNIAEYTALVTALKEALEMGCEEIGIFSDSELMVKQINGEYQIKNEGIKRLYAQAMELLKEFKRFSISHIRREQNKRADELANEGIDLAVSEEEIIDF; via the coding sequence ATGAGAAGGCTTACTGTATACACAGATGGAGCTTCTCGGGGAAATCCGGGTGATGCAGGAATCGGCATAGTTATACTCGATGAAAACGGCAACACTCTAAAGGAAATAAGTGATTACATTGGACAGACCACAAATAACATTGCCGAATATACAGCTCTGGTCACTGCTTTGAAAGAGGCGCTCGAAATGGGCTGCGAAGAGATAGGCATCTTTTCCGACAGCGAGCTCATGGTCAAACAGATAAACGGTGAATATCAGATTAAAAATGAAGGAATAAAGCGCTTGTATGCCCAGGCCATGGAGTTATTAAAAGAATTTAAGAGGTTCAGTATAAGTCACATAAGGCGGGAACAAAATAAGAGGGCCGATGAGCTCGCCAACGAAGGTATAGATCTTGCCGTCAGCGAAGAAGAGATTATTGACTTTTAA
- the mraZ gene encoding division/cell wall cluster transcriptional repressor MraZ, with protein sequence MFMGQFQHSLDAKGRLIIPSKFRELLGDSFILTKGLDRCLFVYPKDEWCLLEQKLKTLPLTKKDARAFIRFFFSGAVEVEIDKQGRILIPPMLREYAGIEKDVVIIGVSNRAEIWSQKEWEAYCKEAESSYEEIAENMVDLGI encoded by the coding sequence ATGTTCATGGGTCAGTTCCAGCATTCGCTGGACGCGAAGGGAAGACTGATCATTCCTTCAAAGTTCAGGGAACTCCTGGGGGACAGTTTCATTCTCACCAAGGGTTTAGATCGCTGTTTGTTTGTTTACCCTAAAGATGAGTGGTGTTTGCTGGAGCAGAAATTAAAAACACTCCCGCTTACTAAAAAGGACGCAAGGGCTTTCATCAGGTTTTTCTTTTCGGGGGCTGTAGAAGTCGAGATAGACAAACAGGGAAGAATTTTGATCCCACCGATGCTTAGAGAATACGCAGGCATAGAAAAAGACGTGGTAATAATAGGGGTTTCAAATAGAGCCGAAATCTGGAGTCAGAAAGAATGGGAAGCTTACTGCAAAGAAGCCGAAAGTTCTTACGAAGAAATAGCCGAAAACATGGTGGATTTAGGGATATAG
- a CDS encoding FmdB family zinc ribbon protein → MPLYEYRCANCGDFEKEQPITESPLESCPTCGSPVKRLISRNVGLVFKGSGFHITDYVHKDSSSSASENKEASDKKAV, encoded by the coding sequence ATGCCGCTTTACGAGTACAGATGCGCAAATTGTGGGGATTTTGAAAAAGAACAGCCAATAACCGAATCTCCTTTGGAAAGCTGCCCCACATGCGGCAGTCCGGTAAAGCGCTTGATAAGCCGCAATGTCGGTTTGGTTTTTAAAGGTTCGGGATTTCATATAACCGATTACGTCCATAAGGATTCTTCTTCCAGTGCATCGGAAAATAAAGAAGCTTCCGATAAAAAGGCAGTGTAA
- the yfmH gene encoding EF-P 5-aminopentanol modification-associated protein YfmH, with translation MQMDLIGETLFYRQFDNGLKAYVLPKKNYNKVYAVYSTRYGSIDSEFVVPGTGERLKVPEGIAHFLEHKMFEMSYGNVFDKFAELGTSSNAYTNYTNTTYLFSTTTAFEESLRLLLEFVETPYFTEDSVEKEKGIITQELRMYEDDPEWQVLLNLLKALYHRHPVREDIGGTVESIQKIDVDTLYKCYNTFYHPSNMVLFVTGAVEPEKVFDLIMEHEKNKELAPQDEIMRIYPEEPDTIYKHQVETKLSVSQPIFLMGFKDTEVGYDGEELLKKEITTSLLLEVLFGRSSVVYERLYEEGLIDDRFSFSYEGQKDYGFCTIGGETKDPVKLRDELVKSISEVKEKGLSREDFERVKKKYLGDFIQGFNSLEFIANSFVSYYHRNINIFDYPRFLKQVTFEEASRRLYSFFDFNRMAVSTVYPKN, from the coding sequence ATGCAGATGGATTTAATCGGTGAAACTTTATTCTACCGGCAGTTCGACAACGGTCTCAAGGCATACGTGCTGCCCAAAAAAAATTACAACAAAGTATACGCCGTCTATTCAACCCGGTACGGGTCCATAGACAGCGAGTTCGTTGTGCCGGGCACGGGGGAGCGACTGAAAGTCCCGGAAGGTATAGCCCATTTCCTTGAACATAAAATGTTCGAAATGTCTTACGGCAACGTGTTCGATAAATTTGCTGAACTTGGAACTTCATCTAACGCGTATACCAACTACACCAATACGACTTACCTTTTTTCCACTACGACTGCTTTCGAAGAGAGCCTGCGGCTGTTACTGGAGTTTGTAGAGACCCCCTATTTTACCGAGGATAGCGTAGAAAAGGAAAAAGGCATTATCACCCAGGAGCTCAGGATGTACGAGGATGACCCCGAATGGCAGGTTCTCCTCAACCTACTAAAAGCTCTTTATCACCGCCATCCTGTGAGGGAGGATATAGGCGGGACCGTAGAATCGATTCAAAAAATCGACGTCGATACTCTGTACAAGTGCTACAACACCTTTTATCACCCCAGTAACATGGTGCTTTTCGTTACCGGAGCCGTAGAGCCCGAAAAAGTTTTCGATCTCATAATGGAACATGAAAAGAATAAAGAACTGGCTCCTCAGGATGAAATCATGAGGATTTATCCGGAAGAGCCGGACACTATATACAAGCACCAGGTCGAAACAAAGCTTTCCGTAAGCCAGCCTATCTTCCTCATGGGTTTTAAAGATACGGAAGTGGGTTACGACGGGGAAGAGCTTTTGAAAAAAGAAATCACTACAAGCCTTTTGCTCGAGGTCCTTTTTGGTAGGAGCTCGGTTGTCTACGAGAGACTTTATGAGGAGGGCCTGATTGACGACCGCTTCAGTTTCAGTTACGAAGGTCAAAAGGATTACGGTTTTTGTACAATCGGGGGAGAGACTAAAGATCCGGTGAAGCTCCGGGATGAGCTCGTAAAAAGCATCAGCGAGGTAAAGGAGAAAGGCTTGAGCAGAGAGGATTTTGAGAGGGTTAAAAAGAAGTACCTGGGAGACTTTATTCAGGGATTTAATTCCCTTGAGTTCATAGCCAATTCTTTTGTATCCTATTACCACAGGAATATAAACATATTCGATTATCCCAGATTTTTGAAACAGGTTACCTTTGAAGAGGCTAGCCGGAGGCTATATAGCTTTTTCGATTTTAACAGAATGGCTGTTTCGACAGTTTATCCAAAAAATTGA